One part of the Chryseobacterium mulctrae genome encodes these proteins:
- the queG gene encoding tRNA epoxyqueuosine(34) reductase QueG, producing MNSTAEKYSQLIKSKAKSFGFQNCGISKADFLEEDARHLEKWLKNNFHGEMKYMGNHFDKRLDPRLLVEGSKSVISLSYNYFPEEKISALENFKISKYAYAEDYHEVVKEILRDMVSELQEEIGDFGFRVFVDSAPVLERSWAKKSGIGWVGKNANLITKQSGSFYFLAEIICDLDLIPDHETTDHCGSCRKCIDACPTDAIVSEKIVDGSKCISYATIELKTEIPDYFKDKMEDWMFGCDICQDVCPWNRFSAPNLQAKFKPNEALKNFKKGEWKELTQEIFSEIFRKSPVKRTKFAGLKRNIEFLNQSSKEL from the coding sequence ATGAATTCAACAGCTGAAAAATATTCTCAATTAATAAAATCTAAAGCTAAAAGTTTTGGGTTTCAGAATTGTGGAATTTCCAAAGCAGATTTCTTGGAAGAAGATGCACGGCATTTGGAAAAATGGCTTAAAAATAACTTCCATGGCGAAATGAAATACATGGGAAATCATTTCGATAAAAGATTAGACCCTAGATTGTTGGTAGAAGGTTCAAAATCTGTGATCTCGCTTTCTTACAACTATTTTCCTGAAGAAAAAATTTCTGCATTAGAGAATTTTAAAATTTCAAAATATGCGTATGCTGAAGATTATCATGAAGTGGTAAAGGAAATTCTGCGTGATATGGTTTCTGAACTGCAAGAGGAAATCGGAGATTTTGGTTTCCGTGTTTTCGTAGATTCTGCGCCAGTTTTGGAAAGAAGTTGGGCGAAAAAATCAGGAATCGGCTGGGTTGGTAAAAATGCCAACTTAATCACCAAACAAAGCGGTTCGTTTTATTTTTTGGCTGAAATTATTTGTGATTTAGATTTAATTCCGGATCATGAAACAACAGATCATTGTGGAAGCTGCAGGAAATGTATTGACGCTTGTCCGACAGATGCGATTGTTTCGGAGAAAATTGTTGACGGAAGTAAATGCATTTCGTATGCAACGATTGAATTAAAAACTGAAATTCCGGATTATTTTAAAGATAAAATGGAGGACTGGATGTTTGGTTGCGACATTTGTCAGGATGTCTGTCCGTGGAACCGTTTTTCGGCGCCGAATCTTCAGGCTAAATTTAAACCTAATGAAGCTTTAAAAAATTTCAAAAAAGGGGAATGGAAAGAATTAACTCAGGAAATATTCTCTGAAATATTCCGGAAATCACCTGTGAAGCGTACAAAATTTGCCGGTTTAAAAAGAAATATTGAGTTTTTGAATCAGTCTTCAAAAGAATTATAG
- a CDS encoding TIGR02117 family protein produces MNVKIILIYFLKTLGFILGIVVLYAILGYLLPFIEVSAKDDGEQKEIPIYIYTNGVHTDIVMPVKNELHDWSAKIPFANTTSKKSDYNYVGIGWGDKGFYLDTPTWADLKFSTAVKAAFWMSESAMHTSFYHTMTEASDCKKIMISKKQYTELEKFIDTKFDRDANGNYILIPTKAVYSDNDAFYDAKGSYSFLNTCNTWANDALKAAGQKAAWWTPTDYGIFLHYK; encoded by the coding sequence ATGAATGTGAAAATTATACTGATCTATTTCCTCAAAACTCTCGGTTTCATTCTCGGAATCGTCGTTCTGTACGCAATTCTTGGTTATTTGCTTCCTTTTATCGAAGTTTCGGCAAAAGATGATGGCGAGCAAAAAGAAATTCCGATTTACATTTATACAAATGGTGTTCATACCGACATTGTAATGCCTGTAAAAAATGAATTACATGATTGGAGCGCAAAAATTCCGTTTGCAAATACGACCTCGAAAAAATCGGATTACAATTATGTAGGAATCGGCTGGGGCGACAAAGGTTTTTATCTGGATACACCAACCTGGGCAGATCTGAAATTTTCTACAGCCGTGAAAGCCGCCTTTTGGATGAGCGAATCTGCAATGCACACTTCGTTCTACCATACGATGACCGAAGCTTCTGATTGTAAAAAAATAATGATCAGTAAAAAACAATACACAGAATTAGAGAAATTTATAGATACTAAATTTGACAGAGATGCAAACGGAAATTATATATTAATTCCTACGAAAGCTGTTTACAGTGATAATGATGCGTTTTATGATGCGAAAGGAAGTTATAGTTTCCTAAATACATGTAACACTTGGGCAAATGATGCATTGAAAGCTGCAGGACAAAAAGCAGCGTGGTGGACTCCAACAGATTATGGTATTTTCTTACATTATAAATAA
- a CDS encoding alkaline phosphatase PhoX, which yields MKRKLLSIAALALMTTSMIQAQTTIFALQSAWKYNDADVALPATWKSSNYDVSNWAVGNGPLGYGDPVTTSFISGVDTAYLIKDFTVNLADLTNTMEFGVRRDDGIIVYLNGEEVIRDNMPAGAVSHGTFSSTTIDGAAETAINIFSIPKNKFVQGNNRISIELHNRSASSSDLTIDAYLKTTATVTPPVSNCTGAHISCFTSIVPTTQTAKLIIPAEHKYQLILKEGDNYTEGGGLVGGLNDFTAYVAKNNSSTDGYLSVNHETNPGGVTMAEVNYNTSTKLWQLTKSRAVSFSAPSLVQTIRNCSGGVTPWGTVVTAEESVTSNDLNADGYKDYGWLVEIDPATAQVMSHNQAGTKDKLWQMGIMNHENVVVNNAGTTAYYGEDGGTHMVYKYVMDTPNNLASGNLYVLKLDQGLSGGNPVATTGQWIQIPNKLQADQNNTAALAQSLGGTSFNGVEDVEISPLDGKIYFTAKGLDKVYRMTDNGMTLSNVETFVGGASTTYSFNTAQGVKTEAWGDGNDNLTFDELGNLWVLQDGGKNYIWVIGPDHTQANPNVRLFASMPAGSEPTGLTFTPDKKFGFFSIQHPNSTISTDVDATGNTIDYRGKSATIVVALQQFLGTTGSLGTVEVVNENDVMVAPNPTSGIVKINSPKALKNLEITAYSIDGKVVYKKKMTGSTTSLDLDFTSELQASRVLILNIEADGFQKTTKILKK from the coding sequence GTGAAAAGAAAACTACTTAGTATCGCAGCTTTGGCATTGATGACGACATCGATGATCCAGGCACAGACTACGATTTTTGCATTGCAAAGTGCATGGAAGTACAACGACGCAGATGTTGCATTGCCCGCAACCTGGAAAAGTTCCAATTATGATGTTTCAAACTGGGCGGTAGGAAACGGACCTTTAGGATATGGCGATCCTGTTACGACTTCTTTCATCTCGGGTGTAGATACCGCTTATCTTATCAAAGATTTTACCGTGAATTTGGCAGATCTTACCAATACGATGGAATTTGGCGTGAGAAGAGATGATGGAATCATTGTTTATCTAAACGGTGAAGAAGTAATAAGAGACAATATGCCTGCTGGAGCTGTTTCTCATGGTACTTTCTCGAGTACAACGATTGACGGGGCTGCAGAAACGGCTATTAATATATTCTCTATTCCTAAAAACAAATTTGTACAGGGAAACAACAGAATTTCAATTGAATTGCACAATAGAAGCGCTTCAAGTTCAGATTTAACAATAGATGCATATCTTAAAACAACTGCAACTGTCACTCCACCGGTTTCTAACTGTACAGGAGCTCACATCAGCTGTTTTACCTCAATTGTTCCGACTACGCAGACTGCAAAATTAATTATCCCTGCTGAACACAAATATCAGTTAATCTTAAAAGAAGGGGATAATTATACAGAAGGTGGCGGATTGGTTGGTGGTCTTAATGACTTTACAGCTTATGTTGCTAAAAATAATAGCAGTACCGACGGATATCTTTCTGTAAACCATGAAACTAACCCAGGAGGTGTTACCATGGCAGAAGTTAATTATAATACATCAACTAAACTTTGGCAGTTGACAAAATCAAGAGCGGTGAGCTTTTCAGCACCGAGTCTTGTGCAGACGATCAGAAACTGTTCGGGAGGTGTTACACCTTGGGGAACAGTAGTGACAGCTGAAGAATCTGTGACTTCAAATGATCTTAATGCCGATGGATACAAAGATTATGGATGGTTGGTAGAAATTGATCCTGCAACAGCACAAGTAATGTCTCATAACCAAGCAGGAACTAAAGACAAGCTTTGGCAGATGGGAATTATGAATCATGAGAATGTGGTTGTAAACAACGCGGGAACTACTGCTTATTATGGTGAAGACGGTGGAACTCACATGGTTTACAAATATGTGATGGATACTCCAAACAATCTGGCTTCAGGAAATTTGTATGTTTTGAAACTTGATCAGGGATTAAGTGGCGGAAATCCGGTTGCAACTACAGGACAATGGATTCAGATTCCAAATAAACTTCAGGCAGATCAAAATAATACAGCTGCTTTGGCTCAGTCATTGGGGGGTACTTCCTTTAATGGAGTAGAAGATGTTGAGATAAGTCCACTTGACGGTAAAATTTACTTTACGGCAAAAGGATTAGACAAAGTGTACAGAATGACAGACAACGGAATGACGCTTTCAAACGTAGAAACTTTCGTTGGAGGTGCATCAACTACTTATTCATTCAATACTGCTCAAGGAGTAAAAACTGAGGCTTGGGGAGACGGAAACGATAACCTTACTTTTGATGAACTTGGAAATCTTTGGGTACTTCAGGATGGTGGTAAAAACTACATTTGGGTGATTGGTCCAGATCATACACAGGCAAATCCTAATGTGAGATTATTCGCATCAATGCCTGCAGGATCAGAACCTACAGGTCTTACCTTCACACCAGATAAGAAATTTGGTTTCTTCTCAATTCAACATCCGAATTCTACAATTTCTACTGATGTAGATGCTACAGGAAATACAATAGATTACAGAGGAAAATCTGCTACAATTGTAGTTGCTTTACAACAGTTTTTGGGAACTACGGGAAGTTTGGGTACGGTAGAAGTTGTTAATGAAAATGATGTGATGGTTGCTCCGAATCCTACCTCAGGAATTGTGAAAATTAATTCTCCAAAAGCACTGAAAAATCTTGAAATTACTGCGTACAGCATTGACGGAAAAGTTGTGTATAAAAAGAAAATGACTGGTTCTACAACAAGTTTAGATCTAGATTTTACAAGCGAGCTTCAGGCATCAAGAGTTTTAATATTAAATATTGAAGCAGACGGATTCCAGAAGACAACTAAGATTCTTAAAAAATAG
- a CDS encoding rhodanese-like domain-containing protein, producing MSLADVLQSGNYALIDVREPMELEMDGNIEGATNIPLGEVEDRKEEILSIEKPVILFCRSGNRSGKALEYLNSQGLKDGYNGGGWADLKASL from the coding sequence ATGTCATTAGCAGATGTATTACAATCAGGAAATTATGCATTAATAGACGTTCGTGAGCCAATGGAGCTTGAAATGGATGGAAATATAGAAGGAGCAACCAATATTCCTTTGGGAGAAGTTGAAGACAGAAAAGAAGAAATCCTATCTATTGAAAAGCCTGTCATTTTATTCTGCAGAAGCGGAAACAGAAGCGGAAAAGCTTTAGAATATCTTAATTCTCAAGGTTTAAAAGACGGCTATAACGGCGGAGGCTGGGCTGATTTGAAAGCAAGTTTATAA
- a CDS encoding aminotransferase-like domain-containing protein has translation MQNFKYQIFTSVIEEQIKSGVFTSGDRLPSVREIKEQYQLSITSVQNGYDYLVMKGWVENRPRSGFFVTIKTNENIPEDLPTFSPVVRNSEFDEKVKLTSKSGKSFEQISFNTAAPTDLLVPQKLILRKMQEVIRKKGASILRYYPANGSEVLRNQIAERIIKFGCKINSEQLIITDGALQALYIALASVTQPADVVAVESPCVFSVLEVISNLKLKIIEIPVHYKNGFDIDYLKDAVTENNIRAVVVTPNFHNPTGILISDETKKELVSIAENNEIPIIENDIYGDIYFDGERPSTIGNFDKEGWVMTYSSFSKTLAPGIRLGWLNTGRFFEQAERIKFSLGRSVVPIFQELMIQLLNENSYDRHLRFFRKQLEIQCVELLNALRLYFPKECYFHRPQGGYSIWGRLPKGINMPDFYKFCESQKIAFTPGDTFSYTDAYSHHFRIIFADRITPESILRLKIIGEKVQSILDK, from the coding sequence ATGCAGAATTTTAAATATCAGATATTTACTTCGGTCATCGAGGAACAGATTAAAAGTGGAGTTTTTACTTCGGGCGATCGGCTACCTTCTGTAAGGGAAATTAAAGAACAGTATCAACTGAGCATTACTTCCGTGCAAAATGGTTATGATTATCTTGTCATGAAAGGCTGGGTTGAAAATCGCCCTCGCTCAGGATTTTTTGTTACTATAAAAACAAATGAAAATATTCCTGAAGATTTACCAACATTTTCGCCAGTTGTAAGAAATTCGGAGTTTGATGAAAAGGTAAAACTCACTTCAAAGTCAGGTAAGTCTTTTGAACAAATTTCATTTAATACCGCTGCACCGACAGATTTGCTTGTTCCTCAAAAATTGATTTTAAGAAAAATGCAGGAAGTAATTCGGAAAAAAGGAGCATCAATTCTCAGGTATTATCCTGCGAATGGATCGGAAGTTTTAAGAAATCAAATTGCTGAACGAATAATAAAATTTGGCTGTAAAATAAATTCAGAACAGCTAATTATTACAGATGGTGCATTGCAGGCGCTTTATATTGCGTTGGCTTCAGTAACTCAACCTGCTGATGTGGTTGCTGTAGAAAGTCCGTGTGTTTTCTCTGTTTTGGAGGTAATTTCAAATTTAAAACTGAAGATAATTGAAATTCCAGTTCATTATAAAAACGGTTTTGATATAGATTATCTAAAAGATGCTGTAACTGAAAATAATATTCGTGCTGTTGTTGTAACCCCAAATTTTCATAATCCCACAGGAATTTTAATATCAGACGAAACAAAGAAAGAACTTGTTTCGATTGCGGAAAATAATGAGATTCCGATTATTGAAAATGATATTTATGGTGACATTTATTTTGATGGAGAAAGACCTTCAACAATTGGTAATTTTGATAAAGAGGGTTGGGTAATGACCTATTCATCATTTTCAAAAACTTTAGCACCAGGAATTCGTCTGGGATGGCTGAATACAGGTCGGTTTTTTGAACAAGCTGAAAGAATAAAGTTTTCTTTGGGAAGGTCTGTAGTGCCTATTTTTCAGGAATTAATGATACAATTGTTAAACGAAAATTCTTATGACCGACATCTTCGTTTTTTTCGAAAACAATTAGAAATTCAATGCGTAGAACTTCTTAATGCATTACGATTATACTTTCCAAAAGAATGTTATTTTCACAGACCTCAAGGCGGTTACAGCATTTGGGGAAGACTTCCTAAAGGCATAAATATGCCAGATTTCTATAAATTTTGTGAAAGTCAAAAAATCGCTTTTACACCCGGAGATACATTTTCGTACACTGATGCATACAGCCATCATTTCAGAATTATATTCGCCGATAGAATCACTCCTGAAAGTATTCTGAGACTGAAAATAATTGGAGAAAAAGTACAAAGTATTTTAGATAAATAA
- a CDS encoding murein L,D-transpeptidase catalytic domain-containing protein gives MKIFHLIFLVIIFSSCQNESKKVADNTVSENEKTSEIIKPELDLIKTKKKAEEALVFCKSKKMNTDFCILIDMSLHSGLSRFIIWDFKEQKISNKYLVGHGCGNNNWSSDESKENPEFSNEDGSHLSALGKYQLGERGRSDWGIHVKYLMHGLEETNNNALKRFIVFHSWELMSDEEIYPKGSPEGWGCPTISNNAMKELDPIIQNSEKPLLMWIYNK, from the coding sequence GTGAAAATTTTCCATTTAATTTTCTTAGTTATCATTTTTTCATCATGTCAAAATGAATCGAAAAAGGTTGCTGACAACACTGTTTCTGAAAATGAAAAGACCAGTGAAATTATAAAGCCTGAATTAGATTTAATCAAAACAAAAAAGAAAGCGGAAGAAGCCCTTGTGTTTTGCAAAAGCAAAAAAATGAACACTGATTTTTGTATTTTAATTGATATGAGTCTGCATTCCGGACTCAGCCGTTTTATAATCTGGGATTTTAAGGAACAAAAAATTTCAAATAAATATTTGGTAGGTCACGGTTGTGGAAACAATAATTGGAGCAGCGATGAATCAAAAGAAAATCCCGAATTCAGTAACGAAGACGGAAGTCATCTTTCGGCTTTGGGGAAATATCAATTGGGAGAAAGAGGAAGAAGTGACTGGGGAATTCATGTAAAATATTTGATGCACGGTTTAGAAGAAACAAATAATAATGCGCTGAAAAGATTCATTGTTTTTCATTCCTGGGAATTGATGAGCGATGAAGAAATTTATCCAAAAGGTTCTCCGGAAGGATGGGGTTGTCCTACGATTTCCAATAATGCGATGAAAGAATTAGACCCGATTATTCAAAACTCTGAAAAGCCTTTGCTGATGTGGATTTATAATAAATGA
- a CDS encoding cytochrome-c peroxidase, with protein sequence MSFNSVDQGVKNDNKFINRGLRDFKIELEYLKNDVELYSQEKISLEKLQQTLRNTRNSFKEVEFFIAYYYPEFTKTHLNAAPLFHIEAAGTSAYTLPPEGLQVLDELIFSDEANEQKEEISTITNFLYNSYANFYLSALNNGLSSGNNKTLPLRIELIRIYSLGVTGFDTPGSLNISEEAAHALKGMSEYINDEAYFRNFKTEKANLLIQKAIVYLGKKTDFESFDRIQFYKEFVQPLYAELGSWDGNPDDLKNFSGWNVSNKDFFKADFFDPYFYTILKPSEDSEELKKLGEKIFYDQSFSANEAMSCASCHLPENAYTDLKQKSASNVEGKTVLRNSPSLYNAVFAKRFFYDMRAFYLEQQAEHVIYNQDEFNTDYQKIVQKLNGNKEYKKEFKKVFKDGKINKQNFSKALSSFVASLYSFESDFDRFMRNEKEISEDAKKGYNLFMGKANCATCHFAPHFSGLVPPFFNENESEVLGVTKKPILNLPIELDGDRGRINSNVKKENSWIYENSFKTMTVRNIALTKPYFHNGAFNTLEEVIEFYNEGGGEGLGLPMKNQTLPADKLNLTEIEKKQLISFLNTLTDISKAKKLAK encoded by the coding sequence ATGTCTTTTAACTCTGTTGATCAGGGCGTGAAAAATGACAATAAATTTATAAACAGAGGTTTACGTGATTTTAAAATTGAATTAGAGTATCTGAAAAATGATGTAGAACTTTATTCACAAGAAAAAATTTCCTTAGAAAAACTTCAGCAAACTTTAAGAAATACCAGAAATTCTTTTAAAGAAGTAGAATTTTTCATCGCTTATTATTATCCTGAATTTACCAAAACTCACCTTAATGCAGCGCCACTTTTTCATATAGAAGCTGCCGGAACTTCTGCTTACACTTTGCCTCCCGAAGGTTTACAGGTTTTAGACGAACTTATTTTTTCTGACGAGGCCAATGAGCAAAAAGAAGAAATAAGTACAATTACCAATTTTCTGTACAACAGTTACGCAAACTTTTATTTAAGTGCTTTGAATAACGGATTAAGCTCGGGAAACAACAAGACTTTGCCTTTGCGAATAGAACTTATTAGAATTTACAGTTTGGGAGTGACTGGTTTTGATACTCCGGGTTCGCTCAATATTTCTGAGGAGGCTGCTCATGCTTTAAAAGGAATGAGTGAATACATCAATGATGAGGCTTATTTTAGAAATTTTAAAACAGAAAAAGCCAATTTACTTATTCAAAAAGCGATTGTTTATCTTGGAAAGAAAACCGATTTTGAGTCGTTCGACAGAATACAATTTTATAAAGAATTTGTTCAGCCTTTATATGCAGAATTGGGCAGTTGGGATGGAAATCCTGATGATTTGAAGAATTTTTCGGGCTGGAATGTTTCAAATAAAGATTTTTTTAAAGCAGATTTTTTTGATCCTTATTTTTATACGATTTTAAAACCTTCTGAAGATTCTGAAGAATTAAAAAAATTGGGTGAAAAGATTTTCTATGACCAAAGTTTCAGTGCGAATGAAGCGATGAGTTGCGCAAGTTGTCACCTGCCAGAAAATGCATACACCGACCTAAAACAGAAATCGGCAAGCAATGTAGAAGGAAAAACGGTTTTAAGAAATTCTCCTTCTTTGTATAATGCAGTTTTTGCGAAAAGGTTTTTTTATGATATGAGAGCTTTTTATCTTGAGCAGCAGGCGGAACATGTGATCTATAATCAGGATGAATTTAATACCGATTATCAAAAAATTGTACAAAAGCTGAATGGCAATAAAGAGTATAAAAAAGAGTTTAAAAAAGTTTTTAAAGACGGAAAAATTAATAAACAAAATTTTTCGAAAGCGTTAAGTTCTTTTGTGGCATCTCTGTATTCGTTTGAAAGTGATTTTGACCGTTTTATGAGAAACGAAAAGGAAATTTCTGAAGATGCTAAAAAAGGTTATAATCTATTCATGGGGAAAGCCAATTGTGCGACTTGCCATTTTGCGCCGCATTTTTCAGGACTTGTTCCACCTTTTTTTAATGAAAATGAATCTGAAGTTTTAGGAGTGACTAAAAAACCAATTTTAAATTTACCTATAGAACTCGATGGTGACAGAGGAAGAATAAATTCTAATGTGAAAAAAGAAAATTCGTGGATCTACGAAAATTCATTTAAAACCATGACCGTGAGAAATATTGCCTTAACAAAACCTTACTTCCATAATGGAGCTTTTAATACACTTGAAGAAGTGATCGAATTTTATAATGAAGGAGGTGGTGAAGGGTTAGGATTGCCAATGAAAAATCAAACGCTTCCTGCAGATAAACTTAATCTAACGGAAATTGAAAAAAAGCAACTCATCAGTTTTCTAAATACTTTAACAGACATCAGCAAGGCTAAGAAATTAGCGAAATAA
- a CDS encoding porin family protein translates to MKKLFLLFLLLFICNFNAQIKYEPGYFIDNTNLKKEVLIKNEGWKNNPEKFEYKNDNSSQAKTLTINNVKEFGVNDKQRFIRKTVSIDLSSEEINRLTDDKEINFKEKTIFLNYVIQGKASLLSYHDGNIKKYFYMIDESEPKQLVYKPFLINQSQISYNKKYQDQIKENLICDNITSSEISQAKYNQNDLSKLFTKYNSCSNNQTIDYNKEKRSNKDAISLSIRPGVVFSSLDLISKYNKDNYTDFGSKTLFRIGVELEYILPFNRNKWALFAEPNFQYFKAEKTIVLFEQTRERSIDYKNIQIPFGIRHYFFLNDNSKIFMNVAIGINVPIRSDIKFSNDPNANKISNGTPILFGAGYKYNNKFGIELRYSKENLLRNFLAMDSNYSNFSVILGYNLF, encoded by the coding sequence ATGAAAAAATTATTTTTACTCTTTTTACTTTTATTTATTTGCAATTTTAATGCTCAAATAAAGTACGAACCTGGCTACTTTATTGACAACACAAATTTAAAAAAAGAAGTTCTTATAAAAAATGAGGGTTGGAAAAATAACCCTGAAAAATTTGAGTATAAAAATGACAACTCTTCCCAGGCAAAAACCTTAACTATAAATAATGTTAAGGAGTTTGGAGTAAATGATAAACAAAGATTTATTCGTAAGACTGTATCAATAGATCTTTCTTCTGAGGAAATTAATAGACTTACTGATGACAAAGAAATTAATTTTAAAGAAAAAACTATTTTTCTAAATTATGTTATTCAGGGAAAAGCAAGTTTATTATCTTATCATGATGGAAATATTAAAAAATATTTCTACATGATTGATGAAAGTGAGCCAAAGCAACTTGTTTACAAGCCTTTCTTAATAAACCAGAGTCAAATATCATATAATAAAAAATATCAAGATCAAATAAAAGAAAATTTAATCTGTGATAATATTACGAGTTCTGAAATTTCTCAAGCAAAATACAATCAAAATGATCTTTCTAAACTATTTACAAAATACAATAGTTGCTCTAATAATCAAACAATTGATTATAATAAAGAAAAAAGAAGTAACAAAGATGCAATTAGTCTAAGTATCCGACCTGGTGTCGTTTTTTCTTCATTAGATTTAATAAGTAAATACAATAAAGATAATTATACTGATTTTGGTTCAAAAACGCTCTTTAGAATAGGAGTAGAGTTAGAATATATTCTTCCTTTCAATAGAAATAAATGGGCATTATTTGCAGAACCAAATTTTCAATATTTCAAAGCTGAAAAAACAATTGTACTTTTCGAGCAAACTCGTGAACGAAGTATTGATTACAAAAATATTCAAATTCCTTTTGGTATAAGACATTATTTTTTCCTTAATGATAATTCTAAAATATTTATGAATGTTGCTATCGGAATAAATGTACCTATAAGATCAGATATAAAATTCTCTAATGATCCAAATGCGAACAAAATTTCAAATGGTACTCCTATACTCTTTGGTGCAGGATATAAGTATAATAATAAATTTGGCATCGAATTAAGATACTCAAAAGAAAATTTATTAAGAAACTTTTTGGCTATGGATTCAAATTATTCAAATTTTTCTGTGATTCTAGGATATAATTTATTTTAA